In Nitrosococcus oceani ATCC 19707, the following proteins share a genomic window:
- a CDS encoding BrnA antitoxin family protein, producing MSKRIRYSEEPIGEIKLVPDFLPSPEELALKNEQTKVTISLSSESVAFFKEEAKKHRMQYQKMIRQLLDEYVAQQKRR from the coding sequence ATGAGCAAGCGAATTCGGTATAGCGAAGAACCGATTGGTGAGATTAAGCTAGTGCCAGATTTTCTTCCGTCTCCCGAAGAGTTGGCACTGAAGAACGAGCAAACGAAGGTCACTATTTCGTTGAGTTCCGAGAGCGTTGCCTTTTTCAAGGAAGAGGCGAAGAAGCATCGTATGCAATATCAAAAAATGATCAGGCAACTGCTCGATGAGTACGTCGCGCAGCAGAAGAGGCGCTAA
- the brnA gene encoding type II toxin-antitoxin system BrnA family antitoxin — protein sequence MKAKDFDKKFDEGQEDIIDDLDLSTARRTNLEQKRINVDFPAWVVESLDREAARIGVTRQSIIKVWLVERLQAESANKPLNGDASGGAH from the coding sequence ATGAAAGCTAAAGACTTTGATAAAAAATTCGACGAAGGCCAGGAAGATATTATTGACGACCTTGATCTGTCCACAGCCCGTCGCACCAACCTGGAACAAAAGCGAATCAACGTGGACTTTCCTGCCTGGGTCGTAGAGTCGTTGGATCGAGAGGCCGCGCGTATTGGCGTTACCCGCCAATCAATCATCAAGGTGTGGCTGGTTGAGCGCCTTCAAGCAGAATCTGCTAACAAGCCGCTCAATGGTGACGCCTCAGGCGGCGCACATTAG
- a CDS encoding BrnT family toxin — protein MNESHFEWDEAKNTANQRKHGVSFYEAQYAFLDPKRVIAEDLSHSQNEKRYYCFGTNREGTGIITVRFTYRSGRIRIIGAGYWRKGKKVYEQANSV, from the coding sequence ATGAACGAATCGCACTTCGAGTGGGATGAGGCGAAGAACACCGCCAATCAGCGTAAACACGGGGTTTCGTTCTACGAAGCCCAGTACGCCTTTCTCGATCCAAAGCGTGTGATAGCTGAAGATCTGAGCCACAGTCAGAATGAGAAACGGTATTACTGCTTTGGCACTAATCGGGAAGGCACCGGTATTATCACGGTTCGGTTCACGTATCGATCTGGCCGCATTCGAATAATTGGTGCGGGTTACTGGCGCAAAGGTAAGAAGGTCTATGAGCAAGCGAATTCGGTATAG
- a CDS encoding ZIP family metal transporter → MPEYVYIILLSLLAGAAMPVGALLARLDVMHPAFLRQKSRQFMVAFGGGALISAVALVLVPDGASKLSPLTAALCFGAGGVFFYLLDMLLNQLKSSAGQLVAMLSDFIPEAIALGAAFAVGESTGLILALLMVLQNLPEGFNAYEELENSAKLAPNKILMAFASLALAGPVSALTGYFVLAESHQFVAGLMLFASAGILYLVFQDIAPESKAKNSGFPALGAVAGFMLGLVGNMLIVPA, encoded by the coding sequence ATGCCTGAATACGTCTACATCATATTGTTATCGCTTCTCGCTGGGGCTGCTATGCCGGTTGGGGCTTTGCTTGCTCGCCTTGATGTTATGCATCCCGCATTTTTGAGGCAAAAGTCTCGGCAGTTTATGGTTGCTTTCGGCGGTGGCGCGCTTATATCTGCTGTGGCACTCGTCTTAGTGCCTGATGGGGCCAGTAAACTATCACCTTTAACTGCAGCCTTATGTTTCGGAGCGGGAGGAGTTTTCTTCTACCTCCTCGATATGCTTTTAAATCAACTAAAAAGCTCAGCCGGTCAGCTAGTTGCCATGCTTTCCGATTTTATTCCGGAAGCTATTGCCCTCGGAGCCGCTTTCGCCGTTGGTGAGAGCACTGGTTTGATTTTAGCGTTGCTTATGGTTTTACAAAATCTCCCCGAGGGGTTTAATGCATACGAGGAATTAGAAAATTCTGCCAAATTAGCCCCGAACAAAATACTAATGGCGTTCGCCAGTTTAGCTCTTGCAGGCCCTGTCTCCGCACTCACTGGGTATTTCGTTCTTGCAGAGTCGCACCAATTTGTAGCGGGATTAATGCTATTCGCCAGTGCAGGCATTCTTTATTTGGTTTTTCAAGATATTGCTCCCGAGTCCAAAGCAAAAAACAGTGGTTTTCCAGCACTTGGAGCAGTCGCAGGGTTTATGCTTGGTCTAGTGGGCAACATGCTAATCGTTCCTGCTTAG
- the nirK gene encoding copper-containing nitrite reductase translates to MKKLIKYFAFYLATFSSVLYADGEASSYIANIGTHANLKDLERVRQELVAPPHLPDHQQAYSGKPRIVEIEMVIEEKEVEIEPNVFVQAMTFNGTNPGPIIVVHEGDYVELTLKNLDTNMLLHNIDFHPATGALGGGALTKVAPGQQVTLRFKADKAGTYVYHCAPGGLMTPYHVVSGMYGAIMIFPKKGLRDQNGKKVTYDKAYYVGEQGWYIPKDKNGKYKRYANAIEPYGDTLEVMRGLVPTHVTYNGSKGALTGDNAMKAKVGDSVLFIHSQANEDSRIHLIGGHGDLVWPGGSFKNTPMVDKETWHVNGGESVAALYTFKQPGLYAYLNHNLIQAFMLGGAAHVKVDGEWNNDLMEQVVKPSPINAD, encoded by the coding sequence ATGAAAAAGTTAATAAAGTATTTTGCTTTCTATCTAGCGACATTTTCATCGGTTTTGTATGCTGATGGAGAAGCATCATCTTATATTGCTAATATTGGCACCCATGCAAACTTAAAAGATCTAGAAAGAGTGAGGCAGGAATTAGTTGCGCCGCCACATTTGCCTGATCATCAACAAGCCTATTCTGGAAAGCCTCGAATTGTAGAAATAGAAATGGTCATTGAGGAAAAAGAGGTGGAAATAGAACCCAATGTTTTTGTTCAAGCAATGACCTTCAATGGTACCAATCCAGGGCCTATTATTGTTGTTCATGAGGGTGATTACGTCGAGTTAACACTTAAAAACCTTGATACAAACATGTTGTTACATAATATCGATTTTCATCCTGCAACAGGTGCATTGGGTGGTGGCGCGCTTACTAAGGTGGCTCCTGGTCAGCAAGTAACATTACGATTCAAAGCAGATAAAGCTGGAACTTATGTCTATCACTGTGCTCCAGGCGGGCTAATGACTCCTTACCATGTTGTTTCAGGTATGTACGGCGCGATAATGATTTTTCCAAAAAAAGGTTTAAGAGATCAAAATGGGAAAAAGGTTACCTATGACAAGGCTTATTATGTTGGTGAGCAAGGTTGGTATATTCCAAAAGATAAAAATGGAAAGTACAAACGATACGCAAATGCAATAGAACCTTATGGTGATACTTTAGAGGTTATGCGGGGACTTGTTCCAACACACGTCACATACAATGGGTCGAAAGGCGCTTTAACGGGAGACAATGCAATGAAGGCCAAGGTTGGTGATTCAGTCTTGTTTATTCATTCGCAAGCCAATGAAGATTCCCGTATTCACTTAATTGGCGGACACGGAGACCTAGTTTGGCCAGGTGGCTCTTTTAAGAATACTCCTATGGTTGACAAGGAAACATGGCATGTAAATGGTGGAGAATCCGTCGCTGCACTTTACACATTTAAACAGCCAGGGCTTTATGCTTATCTCAATCATAATTTGATTCAAGCGTTTATGCTTGGCGGCGCTGCTCATGTGAAGGTAGATGGTGAGTGGAATAATGATCTAATGGAACAAGTTGTTAAGCCTAGTCCTATTAATGCAGATTGA
- a CDS encoding SIMPL domain-containing protein, translating into MTESNKSNAIVLGVCLIIALSSLGYLLGNAAIRFKEYERTVTVKGLSEREYSADIVIWPIQFSTASNDLEEMYRSIDASTEKIKSFLESAGVNADEISYSLPAITDKSAQQYGNQAKSEFRYTASQTVTVYSKNINVVRDVMGNMSDLGKRGIVFTGGDYQSQTEYIFTRLNQVKPEMIEEATRKAREVAEKFAADSKSTLGKIKSASQGQFSISARDKNNPHIKKVRVVSTVAYYLSD; encoded by the coding sequence ATGACGGAATCAAATAAAAGTAATGCGATCGTGCTTGGCGTTTGTCTAATTATAGCCTTATCCTCTCTCGGCTATCTTCTTGGTAATGCCGCTATTAGATTTAAGGAGTACGAGCGAACAGTTACCGTAAAAGGACTATCGGAAAGGGAATATAGTGCAGATATCGTAATCTGGCCCATCCAGTTCAGTACCGCAAGTAATGATCTCGAAGAGATGTATAGATCCATAGATGCAAGCACTGAAAAGATAAAATCGTTTCTTGAAAGCGCTGGCGTTAATGCTGATGAAATCTCATATTCATTGCCTGCGATCACCGATAAGTCAGCGCAACAGTATGGTAATCAAGCTAAATCTGAATTCAGATATACCGCCTCCCAAACAGTAACCGTTTATTCCAAAAACATTAATGTGGTGCGAGACGTTATGGGAAATATGTCTGATTTAGGAAAGCGGGGAATTGTATTTACTGGCGGTGATTATCAATCACAAACTGAATATATTTTTACACGCCTAAATCAGGTGAAGCCTGAAATGATCGAAGAGGCGACAAGGAAGGCCCGTGAAGTTGCAGAGAAATTTGCCGCCGATTCTAAAAGTACTTTAGGAAAGATTAAATCCGCCTCTCAAGGGCAATTTAGTATTAGTGCCAGGGATAAGAACAATCCTCATATTAAAAAAGTGAGGGTGGTTTCAACAGTTGCTTACTATCTTTCAGACTAA
- a CDS encoding BrnT family toxin, which yields MDEFEFDEAKSQANLDKHGINFVAAQGLWKDPCLLEIRAKSEGEPRFLLIGKIGEKHWSAVVTYREACIRLISVRRSRKKEIELYES from the coding sequence ATGGATGAGTTTGAATTCGACGAAGCCAAAAGTCAGGCCAATCTGGATAAGCACGGTATTAATTTCGTGGCCGCCCAAGGTCTGTGGAAAGACCCATGCCTGCTGGAAATACGAGCAAAATCAGAGGGTGAGCCGAGGTTTCTGCTGATAGGCAAGATTGGCGAAAAGCACTGGTCGGCTGTCGTCACATACAGGGAAGCTTGTATTCGTTTGATTTCAGTCAGGCGCTCTCGCAAGAAGGAGATTGAACTCTATGAAAGCTAA
- a CDS encoding acetoin reductase has product MSINGKVALITGAGQGIGRAIALRLANDGADIAIVDLNEEKMGAVADEVRAAGRKATTFKADVSKRNEVYAAVDHAEKELGGFDIIVNNAGIATIQSIAEVTPEEVEKIFKVNIEGVLWGIQAAGAKFKEREQKGKIINAASIAGHESMPLLGVYSATKFAVRALTQAAAKEFASDGITVNAYCPGIVGTDMWVEIDRRMAEITGAKIGENYDRYVGDIALGRAQTPEDVASFVSYLAGPDSDYMTGQAPLIDGGLVYR; this is encoded by the coding sequence ATGAGCATTAACGGAAAAGTCGCCCTGATCACAGGCGCAGGACAGGGCATCGGACGGGCGATTGCGTTACGTCTGGCCAACGACGGCGCGGACATCGCCATCGTAGATCTTAACGAAGAGAAAATGGGAGCTGTCGCCGACGAAGTGCGGGCGGCGGGTCGCAAGGCCACCACATTCAAAGCCGATGTATCAAAGCGGAATGAGGTTTACGCCGCCGTTGACCACGCTGAAAAGGAACTTGGCGGCTTCGACATCATCGTTAACAATGCGGGTATCGCTACTATCCAATCCATCGCCGAGGTCACGCCCGAAGAAGTCGAAAAAATCTTCAAGGTCAATATTGAGGGCGTTTTGTGGGGCATTCAGGCCGCAGGCGCGAAGTTCAAGGAGCGCGAACAGAAAGGTAAAATCATCAACGCAGCATCCATCGCGGGCCATGAAAGCATGCCTCTGCTGGGCGTTTATTCGGCGACTAAGTTCGCCGTTCGTGCCCTGACGCAGGCGGCGGCCAAAGAGTTTGCGAGCGATGGGATCACAGTCAATGCTTACTGTCCCGGCATAGTCGGCACCGACATGTGGGTCGAAATCGATCGGCGCATGGCAGAAATCACGGGAGCCAAAATCGGTGAAAACTATGACAGATACGTCGGCGACATTGCTCTTGGTCGGGCGCAGACGCCCGAAGATGTGGCATCTTTCGTTTCCTATCTGGCGGGGCCGGATTCGGATTACATGACTGGACAAGCTCCCTTGATTGACGGTGGCCTTGTTTATCGTTGA
- a CDS encoding sulfotransferase domain-containing protein, giving the protein MNKIGFPTKEKELHNHHIDSTIWNDLRFRDDDIIISTYAKAGTTWMQQIIAQLLFNGAEGLDVAEISPWVDLRVPPKEVKLPLIEAQSHRRFLKTHLPVDALVFSDKAKYIYIGRDGRDVVWSLYNHHLNANTAWYEALNDTPGRVGPPIEPPPSSIIQYFNDWLDNDGFPFWSFWENVRSWWEIRNLPNVLLVHFAKLKEDMPGEIRRISEFIDTPIDESNWEKILRHCSFDYMKTNATKSVPLGGAFWDGGAETFIHKGTNGRWRELLSAEDIARYDDRAVSEIGSNCAHWLATGELR; this is encoded by the coding sequence ATGAACAAAATCGGATTTCCAACAAAAGAAAAAGAACTCCATAATCATCATATCGATTCTACAATATGGAATGATCTCAGGTTTCGAGACGACGATATAATTATCTCGACCTATGCCAAAGCCGGAACAACCTGGATGCAGCAAATCATTGCTCAGCTGCTGTTTAATGGTGCAGAAGGATTGGATGTCGCGGAGATATCGCCTTGGGTCGACCTCCGAGTCCCGCCCAAGGAAGTCAAACTTCCCTTAATCGAAGCCCAGTCACATCGACGATTTCTAAAAACCCATTTACCTGTGGACGCGTTGGTATTTAGCGACAAGGCAAAGTATATCTACATTGGCCGAGACGGTCGCGATGTTGTATGGAGTCTTTATAATCATCATCTGAATGCTAATACAGCCTGGTATGAGGCGCTAAACGATACGCCTGGCAGGGTCGGACCACCAATCGAGCCCCCACCTTCCTCAATTATTCAGTACTTCAACGACTGGCTTGACAATGACGGCTTTCCTTTTTGGTCATTTTGGGAAAATGTTCGTAGCTGGTGGGAAATTCGGAATTTACCTAACGTTCTCTTGGTGCACTTTGCAAAGTTGAAAGAAGACATGCCGGGAGAAATTCGTCGAATATCCGAGTTCATCGATACACCAATAGACGAATCCAATTGGGAAAAAATATTGCGACACTGCAGTTTCGATTACATGAAGACCAATGCAACCAAGAGCGTGCCATTGGGCGGAGCTTTTTGGGATGGCGGCGCAGAAACTTTTATCCATAAGGGAACAAATGGTCGTTGGCGGGAGTTACTCTCGGCGGAAGATATCGCCCGGTATGATGATCGTGCCGTGTCTGAAATCGGAAGCAATTGCGCACACTGGCTCGCAACCGGCGAATTAAGATAG